In the Ictalurus punctatus breed USDA103 chromosome 7, Coco_2.0, whole genome shotgun sequence genome, one interval contains:
- the LOC128633081 gene encoding C-C motif chemokine 18, whose translation MSVFTSSPSSSSSSSFICIIITIMFCRSLLLVLLVLVCLQSITTFLNANGLDRCCSRYQTHPIPVRCITAYEETDHHCPKPGVIFTVQHGHPVCANPTDRWVQKVIDEIDSHSFTSWVKPEGG comes from the exons ATGAGTGTGTTCACATCCtcaccatcctcctcctcatcatcatcattcatctgcatcatcatcaccatcatgtTCTGTCGTTCTCTCCTGCTGGTTCTGCTGGTTCTTGTCTGCCTTCAGTCCATTACAACGTTCCTGA ATGCAAATGGACTAGATCGATGCTGTTCCCGTTACCAGACACATCCAATCCCTGTAAGATGCATTACAGCGTATGAAGAAACAGACCATCACTGCCCAAAACCTGGAGTCAT TTTTACGGTACAACATGgtcaccctgtgtgtgcaaatCCCACAGATAGATGGGTGCAGAAGGTCATAGATGAAATTGACAGCCACTCGTTTACAAGCTGGGTCAAACCTGAAGGTGGGTAA